One genomic region from Lates calcarifer isolate ASB-BC8 linkage group LG10, TLL_Latcal_v3, whole genome shotgun sequence encodes:
- the bnip2 gene encoding BCL2/adenovirus E1B 19 kDa protein-interacting protein 2 isoform X1, whose product MATDVIESEAVPKGVSDMNLNNSSSDFVTPRRTHEELGNRQTSSPSSSGVSGEGDEEELDELQNSTASTVENSEEALQESLTKTRGTPQERTTPDNEQKQPGARSSTPVSLPQPRSPSGPIGSLERQESVATTEARLRMEGVELKEEWQDEDFPRPLPEEEELEDELFAGTSEEGDPGYVMDHGKKAKKKLAAPEISLTLDRSEGSLLSDELDESTELDLDDIDTPSDNSNEFEWEDDLPKPKTTELLQKGVESVQEYSALEEREEGRRWRVFRIGDQEHRVDMKAIEPYKRVISHGGYYGDGLNAIIVFAVCFMPESNQPNYRYIMDNLFKYVIGTLELLVAENYMIVYLNGATSRKKMPTVGWLRKCYQQIDRRLRKNLKSLIIVHPSWFIRTLLALTKPFISSKFSQKIKYVYSLADLAELVPMEYVSIPDCIKQFDDEKNRKSRKRIDQDMHGKVEVAAAAVPE is encoded by the exons ATGGCAACGGATGTGATTGAGAGTGAAGCTGTGCCTAAGGGTGTAAGTGATATGAATTTGAACAATAGCAGCTCAGATTTTGTCACACCCAGGAGGACTCACGAGGAGCTGGGAAACAGACAAACTTCTAGTCCTTCATCTTCTGGAGTGTCGGGAGAGGGTGACGAGGAGGAATTAGATGAGTTACAAAATAGCACAGCGTCCACTGTTGAAAATAGCGAAGAGGCACTTCAAGAGAGTCTAACCAAAACAAGAGGTACGCCACAGGAAAGGACAACTCCAGACAATGAGCAGAAACAGCCGGGAGCAAGAAGCTCTACCCCAGTGAGCCTGCCCCAGCCACGCTCACCATCTGGACCCATTGGAAg ccTTGAGCGCCAGGAGTCAGTCGCCACAACAGAAGCCCGTCTGAGAATGGAAGGAGTTGAACTTAAGGAAGAGTGGCAGGATGAGGACTTTCCACG GCCCctgccagaggaggaggagcttgaaGATGAGCTTTTTGCCGGGACCTCTGAAGAGGGAGACCCTg GTTATGTAATGGACCATGGCAAGAAGGCAAAGAAAAAGCTTGCAGCTCCAGAAATCAGTCTGACGCTCGACCGTAGTGAAGGTTCTCTTCTCTCTGATGAGCTGGATGAAAGTACAGAGCTTGACCTCGATGACATCGACACCCCCTCAGACAACAGCAATGAGTTTGAATGGGAAG ACGACCTTCCTAAGCCGAAAACCACAGAACTACTACAGAAAGGCGTGGAGTCGGTCCAGGAGTACTCAGCcttggaggagagggaggagggtcGACGCTGGAGGGTGTTTCGCATCGGAGACCAGGAACATAGGGTGGACATGAAGGCCATTGAACCTTACAAGCGGGTTATCAGCCACGGAG GTTACTATGGAGACGGTTTGAATGCCATaattgtgtttgctgtgtgcttTATGCCCGAGAGCAATCAACCAAATTACAGATACATCATGGACAATTTATTCAA GTATGTCATCGGCACACTGGAGCTTTTGGTCGCTGAGAACTATATGATTGTGTATTTGAATGGGGCGACCTCTCGGAAAAAGATGCCAACTGTCGGCTGGCTCAGAAAGTGTTATCAGCAGATTGATAGGAG GTTAAGGAAGAACTTGAAGTCTTTGATAATTGTCCATCCTTCTTGGTTTATTCGCACCCTGCTGGCACTCACAAAACCTTTCATAAG CTCCAAATTTAGTCAGAAAATCAAGTATGTGTACAGCTTGGCAGACCTCGCAGAGTTGGTTCCAATGGAGTATGTGTCCATACCAGATTGTATCAAACA GTTTGACGACgaaaaaaataggaaaagcCGTAAAAG
- the bnip2 gene encoding BCL2/adenovirus E1B 19 kDa protein-interacting protein 2 isoform X2, translated as MATDVIESEAVPKGVSDMNLNNSSSDFVTPRRTHEELGNRQTSSPSSSGVSGEGDEEELDELQNSTASTVENSEEALQESLTKTRGTPQERTTPDNEQKQPGARSSTPVSLPQPRSPSGPIGSLERQESVATTEARLRMEGVELKEEWQDEDFPRPLPEEEELEDELFAGTSEEGDPGYVMDHGKKAKKKLAAPEISLTLDRSEGSLLSDELDESTELDLDDIDTPSDNSNEFEWEDDLPKPKTTELLQKGVESVQEYSALEEREEGRRWRVFRIGDQEHRVDMKAIEPYKRVISHGGYYGDGLNAIIVFAVCFMPESNQPNYRYIMDNLFKYVIGTLELLVAENYMIVYLNGATSRKKMPTVGWLRKCYQQIDRRLRKNLKSLIIVHPSWFIRTLLALTKPFISSKFSQKIKYVYSLADLAELVPMEYVSIPDCIKQIDQDMHGKVEVAAAAVPE; from the exons ATGGCAACGGATGTGATTGAGAGTGAAGCTGTGCCTAAGGGTGTAAGTGATATGAATTTGAACAATAGCAGCTCAGATTTTGTCACACCCAGGAGGACTCACGAGGAGCTGGGAAACAGACAAACTTCTAGTCCTTCATCTTCTGGAGTGTCGGGAGAGGGTGACGAGGAGGAATTAGATGAGTTACAAAATAGCACAGCGTCCACTGTTGAAAATAGCGAAGAGGCACTTCAAGAGAGTCTAACCAAAACAAGAGGTACGCCACAGGAAAGGACAACTCCAGACAATGAGCAGAAACAGCCGGGAGCAAGAAGCTCTACCCCAGTGAGCCTGCCCCAGCCACGCTCACCATCTGGACCCATTGGAAg ccTTGAGCGCCAGGAGTCAGTCGCCACAACAGAAGCCCGTCTGAGAATGGAAGGAGTTGAACTTAAGGAAGAGTGGCAGGATGAGGACTTTCCACG GCCCctgccagaggaggaggagcttgaaGATGAGCTTTTTGCCGGGACCTCTGAAGAGGGAGACCCTg GTTATGTAATGGACCATGGCAAGAAGGCAAAGAAAAAGCTTGCAGCTCCAGAAATCAGTCTGACGCTCGACCGTAGTGAAGGTTCTCTTCTCTCTGATGAGCTGGATGAAAGTACAGAGCTTGACCTCGATGACATCGACACCCCCTCAGACAACAGCAATGAGTTTGAATGGGAAG ACGACCTTCCTAAGCCGAAAACCACAGAACTACTACAGAAAGGCGTGGAGTCGGTCCAGGAGTACTCAGCcttggaggagagggaggagggtcGACGCTGGAGGGTGTTTCGCATCGGAGACCAGGAACATAGGGTGGACATGAAGGCCATTGAACCTTACAAGCGGGTTATCAGCCACGGAG GTTACTATGGAGACGGTTTGAATGCCATaattgtgtttgctgtgtgcttTATGCCCGAGAGCAATCAACCAAATTACAGATACATCATGGACAATTTATTCAA GTATGTCATCGGCACACTGGAGCTTTTGGTCGCTGAGAACTATATGATTGTGTATTTGAATGGGGCGACCTCTCGGAAAAAGATGCCAACTGTCGGCTGGCTCAGAAAGTGTTATCAGCAGATTGATAGGAG GTTAAGGAAGAACTTGAAGTCTTTGATAATTGTCCATCCTTCTTGGTTTATTCGCACCCTGCTGGCACTCACAAAACCTTTCATAAG CTCCAAATTTAGTCAGAAAATCAAGTATGTGTACAGCTTGGCAGACCTCGCAGAGTTGGTTCCAATGGAGTATGTGTCCATACCAGATTGTATCAAACA